A genomic stretch from Helianthus annuus cultivar XRQ/B chromosome 1, HanXRQr2.0-SUNRISE, whole genome shotgun sequence includes:
- the LOC110931832 gene encoding ATP-dependent RNA helicase A-like codes for MPLPEQQQYCTAITTSTSTATSSPFSPPPPPPDLQRHHHHSAATSTATSSPFSPLRPSPPSPHPCVNSIPLPPPTPATTTYYYPTSTTTTVIKFQFIQNQLHYVFFPTTTSTTHRPNTLLKSPLQPPPLHLRTACQSTQRRNPHVSPLNFTCFNLGFQPGHPRISLSENGPDSNSGGYEGGGGEGVGGGGGDGGGGDGGGGGGEGGGGEGGGGEGVGGGSGDGGGGKGDGGGGGSLVVMVINGGDSNPIQGGEGGGGEGVGGGGGDGGGGEVRATVVVVIDGAPLEYLLLGKFQKPDDQRGV; via the exons atgccattgccagaacaacaacaatattGCACTGCCATAACAACATCAACAAgcaccgccacctcctcccccttctcgccaccacccccaccaccggATCTGcagcgccaccaccaccactctgcCGCCACAAgcaccgccacctcctcccccttCTCACCACTGCGACCATCACCACCCTCTCCCCACCCCTGTGTCAACTCCATACCTCTGCCACCACCGACCCCCGCCACGACCACCTACTACTACCCAACCTCAACCACCACCACAGTTATCAAATTCCAATTCATTCAAAATCAACTTCATTATGT CTTCTTCCCTACTACAACCTCCACCACACACCGTCCAAACACACTGTTAAAATCACCCCTGCAACCACCACCATTGCACCTCCGAACAGCTTGTCAATCAACACAGCGAAGAAATCCCCATGTGTCCCCCCTCAATTtcacctgcttcaatctagggtTTCAACCAGGACACCCCAGGATTTCCCTTTCAGAAAATGGACCTGATTCCAATTCAGGAGGATATGAAGGTGGAGGAGGTGAGGGTGTCGGGGGTGGCGGCGGTGATGGTGgcggcggtgatggtggaggcg GAGGAGGTGAAGGTGGAGGAGGTGAAGGTGGAGGAGGTGAGGGTGTCGGGGGTGGCAGCGGTGATGGTGGAGGCGGTAagggcgacggtggtggtggtggatcttTAGTGGTGATGGTGATTAACGGAGGTGATTCAAATCCGATTCAGGGAGGTGAAGGTGGAGGAGGTGAGGGTGTCGGGGGTGgcggcggtgatggtggaggcgGTGAGGTGagggcgacggtggtggtggtgattgacggAG
- the LOC110878966 gene encoding casparian strip membrane protein 1-like → MDLSRSGKESGDIAIPVREVKSSRSGKGTTAPPVPTTIRLGQGPSPAAGWGRGIGIIDLILRICAITATLAAAAVMGTTDQSLPFFTQFFQFQASYDDFPTFTFFLAGNAITCAYLVLSLPFSIVSIVRPHVIGARMLLLIFDTIALALTMSVASAAAAIVYLAHNGNPGTNWPALCQQFNEFCPRVSGAVVGSFLAVLILVVLVILSAAALRRI, encoded by the exons ATGGATCTAAGTCGTTCGGGAAAAGAAAGCGGTGATATCGCGATCCCCGTAAGGGAGGTCAAGTCATCCAGGTCAGGGAAGGGTACAACTGCTCCACCAGTGCCAACCACCATACGACTTGGCCAAGGGCCGTCGCCTGCTGCTGGATGGGGGAGAGGTATTGGAATTATTGATCTAATTCTAAGGATATGTGCAATTACTGCTACTCTTGCTGCGGCTGCGGTCATGGGTACCACCGACCAAAGCCTCCCGTTTTTCACTCAGTTTTTCCAGTTCCAAGCCAGCTATGATGATTTCCCTACATTCAC GTTTTTCTTAGCAGGAAACGCAATAACATGCGCGTATCTCGTGTTGTCTTTGCCTTTCTCGATAGTTTCCATTGTTCGTCCGCATGTTATAGGAGCTAGGATGTTGCTCCTTATTTTTGACACg ATAGCGTTGGCGTTGACCATGTCAGTTGCATCTGCGGCTGCCGCCATCGTTTACTTAGCACACAATGGAAACCCCGGCACCAACTGGCCGGCGCTTTGCCAACAGTTTAATGAATTCTGCCCACGTGTCAGCGGTGCGGTGGTGGGATCCTTCCTAGCAGTGTTGATTTTGGTGGTTTTGGTGATACTATCTGCCGCTGCTCTCCGAAGGATCTAA